The genomic stretch GGTAAAATATTAACACAGCTAAAGGAGAAAATTTCAAACATTTACACCATTACTACATGgttatacaactgatttttaaTCCTTAACATGTGGGGATGAAATGGGCAAAGTCGAACCTCATTGTTAGAATAAAATGAGATGACACCAAACAACAGATGCTGCCCATATTCAAATAAGCAAACTCTGATGTACTGCCGTGCCATAACTTTAccgaagaaaaaaagaaaaaagaaagggaaattaaaaaaaaaaaagaaaaagggcggGCTTTTACAAAATAGATTTTCTTAGCTGAGTCCTTTCTCGGTGACCTATTCACAAAGTATGAAagtcggtggaggaaccatgaaTCAAAATTTCTTCAAAGCTTCCCCTGGGATGGGTTCTATGGTGGGCCTGGTTGTTTGGCAGACTGCATAAATGTAAGATATGTTATCATAGAAACAGCAAGGCAACCAACAGAAGAAGTGGTTACAGATGCAGCAGCATATTAGTACTTACCATCATTTCATGGTCCCCCATAATCTCTTCCATCACCTCTCCCAGCGGTTTATTTGCACTGTTAGGAACAAGAGCTGCAAAAACAGCTGGTTTCAGCCCTGCACAGAAGGATGGTCAGTACACAGAAATTCAATGGTTTCTATAATGTATCAGTGTGGTAGTGAATGGATCACGCAACATAATCCTTTTTTATAATCTTCCATGTGACTTGATGCATGGCTAAACACCAACGTATACTAGTAATCAGACatggaggaattatatgatccttgactCAAGGATATGAACACAGTATTGTCAGGCTAACAGTTTGTATGAGTGGGGCCTGCAGTTCGCTGATTCACACTTTTTGGCACGCCCTgcaatggatggaccattccctaAAATGCTCCCAGATTGGAGGTCGTAGCAATTTAATCATGGCCTTTATTCTGTTGAAAGTTCTATTTGCAAGCCACAAATCATTGGGCTGACGAGATAGTCTCGTCTAGCAGATTTTAGACGATGGTCGATCagatcattttttttccaaacctCAGGCCCCCAACTTGGAAAAACCAAGGAATCAGGAACACGTGCATATCCACAAGTCGAGGATCATAAAATTCCTCTAAGATTATAATCTTCATTAGATGATTGGCAAGAACAAACAAATATGCTTTGCCATAATAAAAATGCAGCAGGTATATCCTCATATTTAATTTAACTGTAAACATGAAAAGATAGAATGTAGTTTACCAGTTTCTGGAAAAGCATCAATGAACATCATCATTTCCTCCCCAGTTAGACCAGACAAAAAGCAGATCCTGGGCAATGATTTTGCAATCTGCAAACCAATAAATTCTCATTAGACAAACTATAGTGGGGGTTAAAACTAGCAGTTTATGATATTAATTCACTGATATGAGCTCCCTAAAGCAAATACATATtccaagattatatatatatatatagatagatggatagatagatagatagatagaaaaCTGAAGTGAACTTCATGAAGATGAAGACAGTGGCGGCAGcacgatgatgaagatgatggcaTGATTAACTCAATCCTGCTCAGAAACCATCTTCAGTTACATGGCGAATGCAGGGAAAGAGAATATAGAGAGAAtgaaagatgaaggaaaaatgagGGGAGAGATTTCATACTCCTTTCTTAGGTTCTCTTCTTATTTATTGCATTGCCATTAGCAGCCATTACAATAAAAAGTCAACTCTCATCAAGTAGTAAGAAGACAGCAAGAGAAAAAGTTGAATACCCTTGGTATGTATGGTATATCATACGCCAAAGGGGTAGAACAAGTCTACAACTACTACATTCTTTCTCTACAAGTACTATATAAATACTTTACCTAGTTTTCTTCCTATGTGCTCATTATAATTATTTAGATTATTTCTTTATACTAAAGCCATCACTATTCATCCCCAGCACATGCTTTTCTCAACACAAAAAATCATCAAGTGCACAATTTTGTAATAGAGATATAGGACAATGGAAAGTATGTAAACCACAAAAAAGTTGAAAATTCTAACCTTCACCACTTCTAAATCTGGTTGCTGAGCATGCATTGCTTCCCAAAGTGAGCAGTCAATCATGTCCTCTGTACAATGAATAACCTATGAAAATGGAAATTTTAGAGGCAGTATCCTTTAAAATTACAAGAGGGaactagaaaaaataaaatccttgCCAATTCATGTACCGTTTCTCCCACCTGCCATATAGATTGAACCAATGCATAGGAAACTTCTAGGTGAAAATTAGTTAATATGAAAGGTAAGTAATATCAAAAGATATATATCAAAGTAATGAAGGAATTATTGAAATGTGTATAACGAAAATATTCTTAATGGCCATCCTATTAATGGGAACAAGATAAACAACAAGACTTAAATAAACAAATAGACGTTTGTCAGTGTACTATTTTAATGACCTCCAAGAATATAACCAAAAACATCTACACATTGTATGCATGCATATAATGTAAACACATTGACATTTGGTATATTGTTATTTCATCATGTGTTGCAATATTCCTATATATAGATCATCGTATTTCTTCATTGGTCGTCAGTAAATGATATGTGGTAAAAAGCACCAAAAGAAAGTCTGCAAACCATTAAAATCCATCTATGTACTGAAGTAATCTTCAAGGTGGTGGTACATGAGGCTCCACTTAACCATCACCACCTTTGGGTTCATAATGAGTAAAAAAAGGTTTAGAAAATCTTTCCAAATACTATTTCTTTATATAAATAAAATCCTGTCAACTGGTAATGATATTCGATTATTAATGATGACTAAAGATTGGCTTTTCTCGAACTTTGATACGAAAAATCTTGGTGAAGCCAGCTTTATTCTCGGTGCGAAGATCATCCAGGACCAATCTAATAAGTTATTGGGCATAACTCAAGTTACCTATATACAAAAAATCTTAAAATGGTCTAGGATGGAAAACTCGAAACCTATTGGAAACTTTATACAAAAGATGGAAGCCAGATACGAAGTCGTGTCCCCAAACTGACGCTGAGAAATCATTTATATTCTCAGTATCTTATGAAAGTGCAGTAGGTAGATTAATATATGCCATGCTTTGCACTAGACCAAATATTTGTTATGATGTTGGCATAGTTAGCCATTACTAAAGTGACTTGAGATGGTCACATTGGCAAGTTTGTTAAATGTATATTCCACAATCTCAGAGGAACCAAGGATTGATGCTATGTTATGAAGGCTTGAACCTCGAGCTTTAAGGATTCTCTGATACTATTTAGGGTAATGACCACCATTTACTTGGCGAGGGACCCTAAACACCATTAAAAGCCTAAGGACATTGAGATCGACAATCATTATGTTCATGATCAAGTAAGAGATAAAAAGGTTCTCCTTAACTATATTACCACCAAAGAAATATTGGcggatcccatgacgaaacctatagctagacaTATTCCCAATTCATGTCAGGCAGATGGgatcagtgttttcagtagcgctaGAGCGTAGCGTACACTATGTACCATATGCAAGTAGCGTAACTCACTGGTAACATAAGCTACAGTGCATGTAACATATGTTACATGTAGCGTAGTGTAGTGTGTAGCGTAGATAGCGTAGGCTacctgaaatctcattttttaaatgttttttctACATTAGtttaacacctattttaaaatggtgatgacttatacctatgacacgtggcactacattaaactaatttgaatcatccaaattgtggtccatatcgcggatagagcacttagatcaatctcgaccatccaaattgtggcctATATGATGAATTTGCGACGTttcaataaatgaaaaataagaaagaaaagaggtcacacttagagatgtctaaagacagagagagagagagagagagagagagagagagagagagagagagaatttccaTGAAAATAAGTGGATGATGATCCAGATTCGTAGTTCTttaaattatgcattttgtaaatatgaacatattttctattattttaattaaaaaatattaaggattgtgtagcttacgctacacgctacgtggCTTATGCTATATGTTAGAGGGCCAAACGCTACGCTATACACTACATGCTATTTAAAAGACTGGACAGGATTAAGAGCTTGAGTGATGTAATTGTTTGTTACCTTTATCTTTTATGATGTACCTTTTATCTCTCATTAACAAATGGTCACTTCTGTCTTGTATTGCACAGTATTTTTTATATGTGTAGATTATCAACATTTGTCTAGACATCCTGAGAGATCTCTATCTTTGTCGGCAAGTAAGTGACCCACTCGTATGGGTAGACCAACCCTAAATGTACAAGAGGTACATTTAGTTGCGATGTTCATACATTTAGGTGTAAACCACCCTCTACTGTGAAGAATAGAGGGTGAGGATACTAGTGATGACATGTAGTATCCGCCTTCATCTTAAGAAACTAAAAATGAGACCAATAAAAGTTGAAATAACATAATCACTCCATTGCTCTTCTATGCAATTAATGTTATGAGTTGATTAAAAAGCCAAGTCGTGAGGATATGAGACGAGTCATACCACACATGTGATgagatacatattatattatagacTCGACATATgcctagtattatctactttaCAACTAGGATTGTAGCCATGTCGGTAGACCTATTGCCTACAGAATGCTTTAATTCGATATAATCATTTCATTGCGCGAGTAGTCAGTCTAGTAGATGACTCTTCATGTCATTTAGCTATCCTTATCTTGTGTATAGGAGGATAAGATTGGTGTGGCTACTTTAGTGTAAAATGACAAAGGTCCCTAGATTGGCCAGACTTCGGTTACATTAGGAAGCAGCTTAATCGATTCTGAATTACACATCTATGTGGATCTTGTGACAACTACACCAGGTTTTCAGAACTATAATACAACTTAAAGACTTATCTAAGTAAAAGTATTGAGTTATGATAAGGTTTTACAAACAATATTCTTTTGAAAAGCATATATAGTATACTATATTACCTTAaaaaggggtttttttaattgatgTTTACGAAAAACTGACTTTTCTCCTTCTActctttgatggggacatcagaggacctactcgggtgtactaGAGATGGAGAGTGGAGACGACTATCCATATCAGAGCAGCTTTCATTGTGAATGGGAGACGAATTCCAGATGGGGCCCGTTGGTCCATTTTGAAGACTccacatgcattggacatgcataaggaagaccccactttgagatgatgcatataggctgCTTAGGAGACGATTTTAgtcatggaatttttatttcgtgtcgatcTGACCATTGAATCTTGTCAATCAAGCCATCGGGCCACCAAATCTTCCAGATCTGGGctccttggactctgatcttgcttcctttatgcttttatttttattttttttaaggatttattttatggttgagattgatactaaatgttttagttttcttattttggatgatgaatTATTTCATTTAAGTGACtgacatagttgtaattattttgaatttttaattataaaatgaAAGGGGGCCACTCTTTcacgtggttgttgcactacccacgctaaattggaaatctcaacttctACGTGGGCCATTCTTGAATTATTTTGTATTTTTGTGCACCGCGTATGTAATAACTTAGGACCTTCGTATtacaaatctgaaatttgaatccattatatgattatgtttgattttacatgCTGATTGTTTAAATTAATATGTAAATTGATCTCTCATATTGCATCCTAGGGcagtttccatcatcctacatcacTCTCTTTTCCCACTATTTCCCAGCAACTCCAGCCCCTCTTTCCCATCATTGTCGG from Magnolia sinica isolate HGM2019 chromosome 17, MsV1, whole genome shotgun sequence encodes the following:
- the LOC131231316 gene encoding uncharacterized protein LOC131231316 isoform X3 yields the protein MLQQYTSKKLQRCPSLQFEQGTTSESIEDPKFVPLNADDPVYGPPALLLLGFETEETIKIQNLLQVLDGEFLKVIHCTEDMIDCSLWEAMHAQQPDLEVVKIAKSLPRICFLSGLTGEEMMMFIDAFPETGLKPAVFAALVPNSANKPLGEVMEEIMGDHEMMSAKQPGPP